From the Thermoanaerobacterium sp. PSU-2 genome, the window AAAAGTATTCGCAAACATAAGCTCATTCCACGTCGACAAATAGGTAAAGATCGCTATTGTCGCCAATGCAGGCCTTATAAGCGGCAGTATGATGTAATAAAACGACTTATATATGCTGCATCCATCTAAAAAAGCAGATTCTTCAAGTTCTTTTGGTATCGTATAGAGAAATCCAGTCAAAATAAATATGCCCATCGGTATAGCAAATGCCACATAAGGTATCACTAACGATGCATACGTGTTAAGCAAGTTCAAATTTTTCAATATTATAAAGAGTGGAAGCAGTGTAGCGTGTATCGGCACCATCATACCCGTCAAAAATATGGTTAAAACCAATTTGCTGTACTTCCATTTCATCCTTACGATGGCATAAGCACTTGTTGCAACTAAAACACTTGATATTACTATGGTCAAAATAGTGACAATAGAGCTATTTATAAAGTACCTGCCTACATTGCCGCTGGACAATGCTTCAGAATAGTTTGACCACTGCCATATACGTGGAAAACCTAAAATATTGCCGCCAAAAATTTCAGTATTGTTTTTAACAGAAAACAAAAACAGCCAAAACAATGGGTATAACTGTATTATAGCCCAGATAACAAGCATAGCTTCCAATAGGTAAAAACCAATTTTTTTCCCACCGCTTTTATTTTTTTTGTTTGCTACAATCTCCATTTTCACACCACCTTTAATATGCTTCATCTTTTCCAAATAGTTTTTGTATGATAACTGTTCCAATCAGTGATTCCAATATGATAAATATCGCCATAGCACTACCATAACCATACTGATATCTAAAGAATATCATGTTGTACATAAGTGTTGAT encodes:
- a CDS encoding carbohydrate ABC transporter permease, giving the protein MEIVANKKNKSGGKKIGFYLLEAMLVIWAIIQLYPLFWLFLFSVKNNTEIFGGNILGFPRIWQWSNYSEALSSGNVGRYFINSSIVTILTIVISSVLVATSAYAIVRMKWKYSKLVLTIFLTGMMVPIHATLLPLFIILKNLNLLNTYASLVIPYVAFAIPMGIFILTGFLYTIPKELEESAFLDGCSIYKSFYYIILPLIRPALATIAIFTYLSTWNELMFANTFINSDAIKTLTVGIMSLSGQYQTEWGPIGAGLVIATIPTILIYVLLSEQVQKSLVVGAVKG